One stretch of Engraulis encrasicolus isolate BLACKSEA-1 unplaced genomic scaffold, IST_EnEncr_1.0 scaffold_752_np1212, whole genome shotgun sequence DNA includes these proteins:
- the LOC134444813 gene encoding uncharacterized protein LOC134444813 produces MKLTLNSRPKSVEELKIIMQYKFKPRLDGSDFTIQYEDPDFDGQLSVLVDIDELPEKGTLKVIRLESDDSSSCGSSDTDILPHVPFSQRQKNWPDVFPVPTFNHEVEHVLDQGNFVFQTSGKPTRLTRSQKHNVLEIMAQTIYSFKPYPSNTDLCKASEALITAHPCLKELGSKTGWYGWKVSLAFKMGNYRQKLAKSGCAEVSINAGKRSKNNPDSDHPHANIKRARRSEVNFLPNFPTGENQASLDLMRLEIIEETDKSEKNLQFIEKLMQTTFALRRQDIIKSQLPVKDLLRSWPALQLESQVLSEFHRITNVNLRSTFYAELDRHTPRLLNLYRQKAVRTGKLAEALRATLAAYDLQEEHDVISRRTLSLCALPVYLREDGSAFFQTFNEEEEPDYHDVPLALGITGADPFSCKKFTVVIEGNAVFNEVPTIPDSFMLLFGLTYVFNLEYPKSLLNTFTMIQKMFVCLDDGKPLKPCLMTLKEDLLLQ; encoded by the exons ATGAAGCTCACTCTAAATAGCCGCCCAAAGTCTGTGGAAGAGCTGAAAATTATAATGCAGTACAAATTCAAGCCAAGACTCGACGGTAGTGACTTCACCATCCAATACGAAGACCCTGACTTTGATGGGCAATTAAGTGTCCTAGTGGACATAGATGAGCTGCCAGAGAAGGGGACACTGAAAGTGATTAGGTTGGAGAGTGACGATAGTTCTTCTTGTGGCAGTTCTGACACTGACATACTGCCCCATGTACCATTTAGTCAGCGCCAAAAGAATTGGCCTGATGTTTTTCCTGTTCCAACGTTCAACCACGAAGTTGAGCATGTCCTTGACCAGGGTAACTTCGTCTTCCAGACATCTGGCAAGCCAACTAGATTAACACGTTCCCAGAAGCACAATGTGCTCGAAATAATGGCACAGACTATTTACAGCTTCAAGCCATACCCTAGCAATACTGATCTCTGTAAGGCTTCGGAAGCATTGATTACTGCCCACCCATGCCTCAAAGAACTTGGAAGCAAGACTGGCTGGTACGGCTGGAAGGTCAGTTTGGCCTTCAAGATGGGTAACTACAGACAGAAACTGGCCAAATCGGGGTGTGCTGAGGTGTCCATCAATGCAGGAAAGAGAAGCAAGAACAACCCTGACAGCGATCACCCCCATGCCAATATTAAGCGAGCTCGTAGGTCGGAAGTGAACTTCCTACCCAACTTCCCAACTGGTGAAAACCAGGCCAGTCTTGACCTGATGAGACTCGAGATAATTGAAGAGACTGACAAGTCGGAGAAGAATTTGCAATTCATCGAAAAGCTGATGCAGACAACCTTCGCTTTACGACGACAAGACATCATCAAAAGTCAATTGCCAGTAAAGGACTTGCTGCGCAGCTGGCCAGCTCTGCAGTTGGAATCGCAG GTTCTCTCAGAATTCCATCGTATCACTAATGTGAACCTGCGCAGCACATTCTACGCTGAacttgacagacacacaccacgaCTCCTCAACTTATACAGACAAAAGGCAGTACGCACTGGCAAGTTGGCGGAGGCTCTACGGGCTACCCTCGCCGCTTATGATCTTCAG GAAGAACATGATGTCATCTCGAGACGCACCCTGTCGCTGTGTGCCCTGCCGGTGTACCTGCGAGAAGATGGATCTGCCTTCTTTCAGACATTCAAT gaggaggaggagcctgatTACCATGATGTCCCTCTTGCTCTTGGCATAACTGGCGCAGACCCCTTCAGCTGCAAGAAGTTTACAGTCGTCATTGAAGGCAATGCTGTTTTTAACGAGGTTCCCACAATTCCAGATTCATTTATGTTGTTGTTTGGGCTGACTTATGTGTTCAATTTGGAATACCCTAAGAGCCTCTTGAACACATTCACAATGATccagaaaatgtttgtttgtctggATGATGGCAAACCACTCAAACCCTGCCTAATGACTTTGAAAGAAGATTTGCTACTGCAGTAG